Proteins from a single region of Puntigrus tetrazona isolate hp1 chromosome 2, ASM1883169v1, whole genome shotgun sequence:
- the ap2m1a gene encoding AP-2 complex subunit mu-A isoform X2: MIGGLFIYNHKGEVLISRVYRDDIGRNAVDAFRVNVIHARQQVRSPVTNIARTSFFHVKRSNIWLAAVTKQNVNAAMVFEFLYKMCDVMTAYFGKISEENIKNNFVLIYELLDEILDFGYPQNSETGALKTFITQQGIKGQHQTKEEQSQITSQVTGQIGWRREGIKYRRNELFLDVLESVNLLMSPQGQVLSAHVSGRVVMKSYLSGMPECKFGMNDKIVIDKQGKGGTTDDPGKSGKQSIAIDDCTFHQCVRLSKFDSERSISFIPPDGEYELMRYRTTKDIILPFRVIPLVREVGRTKLEVKVVIKSNFKPSLLAQKIEVRIPTPLNTSGVQVICMKGKAKYKASENAIVWKIKRMAGMKESQISAEIELLPTNDKKKWARPPISMNFEVPFAPSGLKVRYLKVFESKLNYSDHDVIKWVRYIGRSGIYETRC, from the exons ATGATTGGAGGACTGTTCATTTACAACCATAAAGGGGAGGTGCTCATCTCCCGCGTCTACCGCGATGATATCGG aCGCAATGCCGTGGACGCGTTCCGCGTGAACGTGATCCACGCCCGTCAGCAGGTGCGCTCCCCCGTCACCAACATCGCCCGCACCAGCTTCTTCCACGTCAAGCGCTCCAACATCTGGCTGGCTGCCGTCACCAAGCAGAATGTCAACGCCGCCATGGTGTTCGAGTTCCTCTATAAGATGTGCGACGTCATGACGGCTTACTTCGGGAAGATCAGCGAGGAGAACATCAAGAACAACTTTGTGCTGATCTACGAGCTGCTGGATG agaTCCTGGACTTTGGATACCCTCAAAACTCTGAGACTGGAGCACTGAAGACTTTTATTACCCAGCAGGGCATCAAAGGACAG CATCAG ACTAAGGAGGAGCAGTCTCAGATCACCAGTCAGGTGACCGGGCAAATCGGTTGGCGTCGTGAAGGCATCAAGTACCGCCGCAACGAGCTCTTCCTGGACGTGCTGGAGAGCGTCAACCTGCTCATGTCTCCTCAGG GTCAGGTCCTGAGCGCTCACGTCTCCGGCCGCGTGGTGATGAAGAGCTATCTGAGCGGAATGCCCGAGTGCAAGTTCGGCATGAACGACAAAATCGTCATCGACAAACAGGGCAAAGGAGGAACCACCGATGATCCTGGGAAAAG TGGCAAACAGTCCATAGCCATCGACGACTGCACTTTCCATCAGTGTGTGCGTCTCAGTAAGTTCGACTCTGAGCGCAGCATCAGTTTCATCCCTCCCGATGGGGAGTATGAGCTCATGAG GTACCGCACCACTAAGGACATAATCCTGCCCTTCCGGGTCATTCCACTGGTTCGAGAGGTTGGCCGCACAAAGCTGGAGGTCAAAGTTGTCATCAAATCTAACTTCAAGCCTTCACTCCTGGCACAGAAAATAGAG GTGCGTATTCCTACGCCTCTGAACACTAGTGGAGTGCAGGTGATCTGTATGAAAGGAAAAGCTAAATACAAGGCCAGTGAGAATGCCATTGTCTGGAA GATCAAACGCATGGCAGGAATGAAGGAGTCTCAGATCAGTGCTGAGATCGAGCTGCTGCCCACTAACGATAAGAAGAAGTGGGCCCGTCCACCCATTTCCATGAACTTTGAG GTTCCGTTTGCACCCTCGGGGCTGAAGGTTCGTTACCTGAAGGTGTTCGAGTCGAAACTCAACTACAGTGACCACGATGTGATTAAATGGGTGCGATACATCGGACGCAGCGGGATCTACG
- the ap2m1a gene encoding AP-2 complex subunit mu-A isoform X1, translating into MIGGLFIYNHKGEVLISRVYRDDIGRNAVDAFRVNVIHARQQVRSPVTNIARTSFFHVKRSNIWLAAVTKQNVNAAMVFEFLYKMCDVMTAYFGKISEENIKNNFVLIYELLDEILDFGYPQNSETGALKTFITQQGIKGQHQTKEEQSQITSQVTGQIGWRREGIKYRRNELFLDVLESVNLLMSPQGQVLSAHVSGRVVMKSYLSGMPECKFGMNDKIVIDKQGKGGTTDDPGKSELGGSGKQSIAIDDCTFHQCVRLSKFDSERSISFIPPDGEYELMRYRTTKDIILPFRVIPLVREVGRTKLEVKVVIKSNFKPSLLAQKIEVRIPTPLNTSGVQVICMKGKAKYKASENAIVWKIKRMAGMKESQISAEIELLPTNDKKKWARPPISMNFEVPFAPSGLKVRYLKVFESKLNYSDHDVIKWVRYIGRSGIYETRC; encoded by the exons ATGATTGGAGGACTGTTCATTTACAACCATAAAGGGGAGGTGCTCATCTCCCGCGTCTACCGCGATGATATCGG aCGCAATGCCGTGGACGCGTTCCGCGTGAACGTGATCCACGCCCGTCAGCAGGTGCGCTCCCCCGTCACCAACATCGCCCGCACCAGCTTCTTCCACGTCAAGCGCTCCAACATCTGGCTGGCTGCCGTCACCAAGCAGAATGTCAACGCCGCCATGGTGTTCGAGTTCCTCTATAAGATGTGCGACGTCATGACGGCTTACTTCGGGAAGATCAGCGAGGAGAACATCAAGAACAACTTTGTGCTGATCTACGAGCTGCTGGATG agaTCCTGGACTTTGGATACCCTCAAAACTCTGAGACTGGAGCACTGAAGACTTTTATTACCCAGCAGGGCATCAAAGGACAG CATCAG ACTAAGGAGGAGCAGTCTCAGATCACCAGTCAGGTGACCGGGCAAATCGGTTGGCGTCGTGAAGGCATCAAGTACCGCCGCAACGAGCTCTTCCTGGACGTGCTGGAGAGCGTCAACCTGCTCATGTCTCCTCAGG GTCAGGTCCTGAGCGCTCACGTCTCCGGCCGCGTGGTGATGAAGAGCTATCTGAGCGGAATGCCCGAGTGCAAGTTCGGCATGAACGACAAAATCGTCATCGACAAACAGGGCAAAGGAGGAACCACCGATGATCCTGGGAAAAG TGAGTTAGGGGGAAG TGGCAAACAGTCCATAGCCATCGACGACTGCACTTTCCATCAGTGTGTGCGTCTCAGTAAGTTCGACTCTGAGCGCAGCATCAGTTTCATCCCTCCCGATGGGGAGTATGAGCTCATGAG GTACCGCACCACTAAGGACATAATCCTGCCCTTCCGGGTCATTCCACTGGTTCGAGAGGTTGGCCGCACAAAGCTGGAGGTCAAAGTTGTCATCAAATCTAACTTCAAGCCTTCACTCCTGGCACAGAAAATAGAG GTGCGTATTCCTACGCCTCTGAACACTAGTGGAGTGCAGGTGATCTGTATGAAAGGAAAAGCTAAATACAAGGCCAGTGAGAATGCCATTGTCTGGAA GATCAAACGCATGGCAGGAATGAAGGAGTCTCAGATCAGTGCTGAGATCGAGCTGCTGCCCACTAACGATAAGAAGAAGTGGGCCCGTCCACCCATTTCCATGAACTTTGAG GTTCCGTTTGCACCCTCGGGGCTGAAGGTTCGTTACCTGAAGGTGTTCGAGTCGAAACTCAACTACAGTGACCACGATGTGATTAAATGGGTGCGATACATCGGACGCAGCGGGATCTACG